A single Gemmatimonadota bacterium DNA region contains:
- the ftsY gene encoding signal recognition particle-docking protein FtsY encodes MTSSRVTQAKKSSLWGKLKRLALTDVGALVRGFKAADLEAMERVLLESDFGIAATTDILDDLESQVRRGKLKSEDDVKRAIAERVAVLLAGPAAPGTLRRPASGPTVLLVMGVNGTGKTTTVAKLAARFKRQGDSVLLVAADTYRAGAIDQLKIWADRIGVPCVSGAPGGDPAAVAFDGLEAASARGASLVIIDTAGRLHTQDGLMDELRKVGRVISRKITDAPHEAFLVLDGTVGQNAVQQARAFTQAIRPTGLVITKLDGTARGGAAVALRRELDVPIRFLGLGEGLDDLVEFDPLAFGRELVESGADE; translated from the coding sequence ATGACATCCTCCCGGGTTACCCAGGCCAAGAAATCGTCGCTCTGGGGTAAGCTCAAGAGACTGGCCCTGACCGACGTGGGCGCGTTGGTTCGGGGCTTCAAGGCCGCCGACCTCGAGGCCATGGAGCGGGTGCTACTCGAATCGGATTTCGGGATCGCGGCCACCACCGATATTCTCGACGACTTGGAATCTCAGGTTCGTCGGGGCAAGCTCAAATCCGAGGATGACGTCAAGCGGGCGATTGCCGAGCGGGTCGCGGTGCTGTTGGCGGGACCGGCCGCCCCGGGAACGCTCCGGCGCCCGGCCTCCGGACCGACCGTGCTCCTCGTGATGGGGGTGAACGGCACCGGCAAGACCACGACGGTGGCCAAACTGGCTGCCCGGTTCAAGCGCCAAGGCGACTCGGTGCTGCTCGTGGCCGCCGACACCTACCGGGCCGGCGCCATCGACCAATTGAAGATTTGGGCCGATCGCATCGGAGTGCCATGTGTCAGCGGGGCACCGGGAGGTGACCCGGCGGCCGTCGCGTTCGACGGCCTGGAGGCGGCCTCCGCCCGGGGGGCGAGTCTGGTCATCATCGACACGGCCGGTCGGCTTCATACCCAAGACGGGCTGATGGACGAGCTCCGGAAGGTGGGGCGGGTCATCAGCCGGAAGATCACCGACGCCCCGCATGAGGCGTTTCTCGTCCTCGATGGCACGGTGGGCCAGAATGCGGTCCAACAGGCCAGGGCCTTCACCCAAGCGATTCGACCAACCGGGTTGGTGATTACCAAACTCGACGGCACCGCCCGTGGCGGGGCGGCGGTCGCGCTCCGCCGGGAACTCGACGTGCCGATTCGGTTTCTCGGGCTTGGCGAAGGCCTCGACGATCTCGTCGAATTCGATCCGCTCGCGTTTGGACGAGAGTTGGTCGAAAGTGGTGCCGATGAGTGA
- the ftsA gene encoding cell division protein FtsA: MTGTTQRLVAALDLGSTRVIATIGEVTGDPRSPGVRVLGVGSERSTGLRRGVVRDIEETTRAIVRALKDAQLMAGVEVGTVYVGIAGEHVAGRLSHGVVSVTGNEIRTADVARVNEVAANIAFSRDHELLHAVPQDYLVDQQGGIADPIGMIGSRLEAQVYLVTVLSSAVVNLQKCIEKAGFRVGEFVLEPLAASLAALSPDERELGVAVVELGGGSTNLSVFQNGKICHTASLMFAGSHVTNDIVHGLQVTQSEAEKLKERFGAAYEPLVPDSDTIELPSGPGQAPRSAHRRVLAHIMHMRLQEILELALDELTRTGFRQRLAAGVVLSGGGAQAAGIVELAREVLALPVRVAEPANGLSGLADRMATPRMTVSAGLLLYGAKQVLQSGGFGMAARRSPAVEKMIGPVKRWLQDFF, translated from the coding sequence ATGACCGGAACTACCCAGCGGCTGGTAGCCGCACTCGATCTGGGGTCAACCCGGGTGATCGCGACCATCGGTGAAGTTACCGGCGACCCGCGGTCCCCCGGGGTTCGGGTCTTAGGTGTCGGCTCCGAACGGTCCACTGGGCTCCGGCGGGGCGTGGTGCGCGACATCGAAGAAACGACCCGGGCCATCGTTCGAGCCCTCAAGGACGCCCAGCTGATGGCCGGGGTGGAGGTGGGGACCGTCTACGTCGGCATTGCCGGCGAACATGTCGCGGGCCGCCTCTCGCACGGTGTGGTGTCCGTCACCGGAAATGAAATCCGGACCGCGGACGTGGCCCGGGTCAACGAAGTGGCCGCCAACATCGCGTTCAGCCGCGATCACGAGTTGCTCCATGCGGTGCCGCAGGACTACTTGGTGGATCAGCAGGGCGGGATTGCCGATCCGATCGGCATGATCGGTTCCCGGCTCGAAGCGCAAGTGTATTTGGTGACGGTCCTTTCGAGCGCCGTGGTCAATCTTCAGAAGTGCATCGAGAAGGCCGGCTTCCGGGTCGGAGAATTCGTCCTTGAGCCGCTGGCCGCTTCGCTGGCGGCGCTGAGCCCGGACGAGCGGGAGCTCGGCGTGGCGGTGGTCGAACTCGGGGGCGGCTCCACCAACCTCTCGGTATTCCAGAACGGGAAGATCTGCCACACCGCCTCGCTGATGTTCGCGGGCAGTCATGTCACCAACGACATCGTGCACGGCCTGCAAGTGACCCAATCGGAAGCGGAGAAGCTCAAGGAACGGTTCGGCGCGGCCTACGAACCGCTGGTTCCCGACAGCGACACGATCGAGTTGCCCTCTGGGCCCGGTCAAGCGCCCCGGTCGGCCCATCGACGCGTCCTCGCCCATATCATGCACATGCGGCTCCAGGAGATCCTGGAACTGGCCCTCGATGAGTTGACCCGAACCGGGTTCCGCCAACGGCTGGCGGCCGGGGTGGTCCTCTCAGGCGGAGGCGCCCAGGCGGCGGGTATCGTGGAACTCGCCCGGGAAGTCTTGGCGCTCCCGGTCCGGGTGGCCGAACCAGCCAACGGGTTGAGCGGATTGGCCGATCGGATGGCCACCCCCCGGATGACGGTTTCGGCCGGACTCTTACTGTACGGCGCCAAACAAGTCTTGCAGAGTGGCGGGTTCGGGATGGCCGCGCGCCGATCGCCCGCCGTTGAAAAAATGATCGGTCCCGTCAAACGTTGGTTACAGGATTTCTTTTAA
- a CDS encoding cell division protein FtsW, whose protein sequence is MFQLRPVRQLRATGRPVPGPRGGHVTRPAFDHPADHRWETRLIVVLAAVLTVFGLVSLYSAATFQAGAFREVLKQLTAAGAGGVALLIAAGIDYRRWTRAAWWLLGLTVVLLIALLMPGAAVINGSRRWISVAGVGFQPSELARFSIVVWAAMIAAKKGDTIGQFTMGVFPVLLVTGFVALLVLAEPNLSIATIIGLLGGVVLFTAGARIGQFLLVTVVAVFLAVGSIMAVPYRFTRAKCWLGLATDCATGTNYQLDQATKGFASGRLLGAGFGEGQLKLEYLPYATNDFLFSTIGEEWGFLGVLFVLALFVLFCWLGFRIARTAPDPFGQYLATGLTASVGLTALMHMAVNVGLMPTTGVTLPFMSAGRSSLMVTLVSVGVIVSVGRMRGRLGPP, encoded by the coding sequence GTGTTCCAGCTACGACCTGTTCGCCAACTACGAGCAACGGGGCGCCCGGTTCCGGGCCCTCGTGGAGGCCATGTGACCCGTCCCGCCTTCGACCATCCCGCCGATCACCGGTGGGAGACCCGGTTGATCGTGGTCCTCGCTGCCGTCCTGACGGTGTTTGGTCTGGTCAGCCTGTACTCGGCGGCCACCTTCCAGGCCGGCGCGTTCCGGGAAGTCTTGAAGCAGCTCACCGCAGCCGGGGCGGGCGGGGTCGCGTTGTTGATCGCCGCGGGGATCGACTACCGCCGGTGGACCCGCGCCGCCTGGTGGCTCCTGGGACTGACGGTGGTGTTGCTGATTGCCCTGTTGATGCCGGGGGCGGCGGTCATCAACGGGTCTCGCCGGTGGATCAGCGTGGCCGGCGTCGGGTTCCAGCCCTCGGAGTTGGCCCGGTTCTCGATCGTGGTGTGGGCCGCGATGATCGCCGCGAAAAAAGGCGACACGATCGGGCAGTTCACAATGGGCGTCTTCCCGGTGCTTTTGGTCACCGGCTTCGTGGCGCTGCTGGTGCTCGCCGAACCGAATCTCTCGATCGCCACGATCATCGGGCTGCTCGGGGGCGTGGTGCTGTTCACCGCCGGCGCCCGGATCGGCCAGTTTTTGCTGGTCACGGTGGTGGCCGTCTTTTTGGCCGTGGGCTCGATCATGGCGGTCCCGTATCGGTTCACCCGGGCGAAGTGCTGGCTCGGCCTCGCCACCGATTGCGCCACCGGGACGAACTATCAGCTCGACCAAGCCACCAAGGGATTCGCGTCGGGCCGGTTGCTGGGCGCGGGGTTCGGGGAGGGACAGCTCAAGTTGGAGTATCTCCCGTACGCCACCAATGACTTCCTGTTTTCAACGATCGGAGAGGAGTGGGGATTTCTCGGCGTGCTCTTCGTCCTTGCCCTCTTCGTCCTGTTCTGCTGGCTCGGGTTCCGGATTGCCCGCACCGCACCCGATCCCTTCGGGCAGTATCTCGCCACCGGCCTCACCGCGTCGGTTGGGCTGACGGCTCTGATGCACATGGCCGTGAACGTCGGGTTGATGCCGACGACCGGCGTCACCCTTCCGTTCATGTCGGCGGGCCGGTCGAGTTTGATGGTGACCCTGGTGTCGGTCGGGGTGATCGTCAGTGTGGGGCGGATGCGGGGGCGCCTGGGCCCGCCGTGA
- a CDS encoding M23 family metallopeptidase, translating to MAAGDGTVRTAGWSGGSGKMIEILHRNGITIRYAHLRGYARGIRPGGRVTQGSVVGYVGSSGLATSAHLYYEFRQNGAARDPSRVELGTGEPVPVASRAAFLAERDRLRSLLFPSNPVSAAVAADRD from the coding sequence ATGGCCGCCGGTGATGGTACCGTGCGAACGGCCGGGTGGTCCGGCGGATCCGGGAAAATGATCGAGATCCTCCACCGAAACGGCATCACCATCCGGTACGCCCACCTGCGGGGCTATGCCCGTGGCATCCGGCCCGGTGGCCGGGTGACCCAAGGGTCCGTCGTTGGGTACGTTGGTTCAAGCGGTCTCGCCACCTCGGCACACCTTTACTATGAGTTTCGGCAGAACGGCGCCGCCCGCGATCCGTCTCGGGTCGAGTTGGGCACCGGCGAACCAGTTCCAGTGGCCAGCCGGGCCGCCTTTCTGGCCGAGCGAGACCGGCTCCGATCGCTGCTGTTTCCATCGAACCCGGTGTCCGCCGCGGTGGCCGCGGACCGCGACTAG
- the murC gene encoding UDP-N-acetylmuramate--L-alanine ligase — protein MNLFLQSDSGPLHFVGIGGAGMSALALVALRRGVKVTGSDSDISGVGEMVAAGAEVRAGSAVELIHRTTTVIASAAIPADHPDLVRARQLGIPMVSRKDALAGLIGSATCVAIAGTHGKTTTTVMATEALAAAGLDPTGLAGGRVPDWGGNARLGGTDLFVVEADEYDQAFLTLRPTIAVVNNVEPDHLECYGSVEAMEAAYVTFAGRACRVLVGNDGPGSDRVAAQLEAGSVWRFGPGAPDLGVDIRRQSAAGTEAAVRFPDGVEITVELTVPGVHNLRNATAALGVVGALGGDRERAAAALGRFTGVGRRFERVGEVGGVTVIDDYAHHPTELVATLGAARQAFPGRRLVAAFQPHLFSRTALHSDAMGAALAAADVAVVTDIYPAREAPIPGITGSLVAEAAIRRGVRVIYQPIRADVAETIRAVLQPGDVLITLGAGDITRVGRELLPVLASG, from the coding sequence ATGAACCTATTTCTTCAGTCCGATTCAGGTCCACTCCACTTCGTCGGTATTGGCGGCGCGGGGATGAGTGCGCTCGCCTTGGTGGCCCTCCGCCGCGGCGTGAAGGTGACCGGGTCGGACTCCGACATCAGCGGCGTTGGGGAAATGGTGGCCGCCGGCGCGGAGGTGCGGGCGGGCAGCGCCGTCGAGCTGATCCACCGGACTACCACCGTCATCGCCAGCGCCGCCATTCCCGCCGATCACCCCGATCTGGTTCGGGCCCGCCAGCTCGGGATTCCAATGGTTTCGCGGAAGGACGCGCTCGCCGGCCTCATCGGCTCGGCCACCTGCGTGGCCATCGCGGGCACTCACGGAAAGACGACGACGACGGTCATGGCCACCGAGGCGCTCGCCGCCGCCGGCCTCGACCCGACGGGATTGGCCGGTGGGCGGGTGCCCGATTGGGGTGGCAACGCCCGGCTCGGTGGGACCGACCTCTTCGTGGTGGAAGCCGATGAATACGACCAGGCGTTCCTGACGCTCCGCCCGACCATCGCGGTGGTCAATAACGTCGAGCCCGATCATTTGGAGTGCTACGGCTCCGTCGAGGCGATGGAGGCGGCCTACGTGACGTTTGCGGGGCGGGCCTGCCGAGTCCTGGTCGGGAATGACGGGCCGGGTTCCGACCGGGTCGCCGCCCAGCTGGAGGCGGGCTCGGTCTGGCGCTTCGGTCCCGGCGCGCCAGACCTCGGCGTCGACATTCGGCGGCAGTCCGCCGCCGGGACCGAGGCGGCGGTGAGGTTTCCCGACGGGGTCGAGATCACCGTTGAGTTGACGGTGCCCGGGGTTCACAATCTCCGGAACGCGACGGCGGCGTTAGGTGTGGTCGGGGCGCTCGGCGGCGACCGGGAACGGGCGGCGGCGGCGCTCGGACGGTTCACCGGCGTGGGCCGCCGGTTCGAACGGGTGGGCGAGGTGGGCGGCGTCACGGTGATCGACGACTACGCCCACCATCCCACGGAACTGGTGGCCACGCTCGGGGCGGCGCGCCAGGCGTTTCCGGGCCGGCGGCTGGTGGCCGCGTTTCAGCCCCACCTATTCAGCCGCACCGCCCTGCACAGTGACGCCATGGGCGCCGCGTTGGCAGCCGCCGATGTGGCCGTCGTCACCGACATCTACCCGGCGCGTGAAGCTCCGATCCCCGGGATTACCGGCTCCTTGGTGGCGGAGGCGGCTATTCGCCGCGGCGTTCGAGTGATCTACCAGCCAATCCGGGCGGACGTGGCCGAGACCATCCGAGCGGTGCTCCAGCCGGGCGATGTGCTGATCACCCTTGGGGCAGGCGATATTACCCGGGTCGGCCGTGAGCTGTTGCCGGTCCTGGCATCCGGATGA
- the murG gene encoding undecaprenyldiphospho-muramoylpentapeptide beta-N-acetylglucosaminyltransferase, translating to MTATKTVMIAGGGTGGHLMPSLAIAEALRARHPGWRIVLVGATRGVEARLLPERAFPFHLLPFEPIYRQQWWKNLRWPALAVRLIRLVGELLDREHPDLVLGTGGYASGPVVWAAARRGLPTAILEQDAFPGLVTRWLAPRVREVYLGAPEAAAALKPGPRTRVVLTGSPIVPPSFERQAAARAALHITPGRAVVVVMGGSQGSLAINRMIAEWLGQGGADRLTLLWAAGTATFLDFRHLHAPPHVQVVAFLDPVADAYSVADLVVCRAGMMTIAEVAAWGVPSLLIPLPTAAADHQTKNAAAMAGAGASVMLGQTGLDSAMLGRTIAELLGDRPRLNRMAAAARQRGRPGAVAEIVAALERLLAS from the coding sequence GTGACCGCGACGAAGACCGTGATGATCGCGGGCGGCGGAACCGGCGGCCATCTGATGCCTTCCCTGGCCATCGCCGAAGCGCTCCGGGCCCGGCACCCGGGGTGGCGGATCGTGTTGGTTGGCGCCACCCGCGGCGTGGAGGCCCGGTTGCTTCCCGAGCGGGCCTTTCCGTTCCATCTCCTGCCGTTCGAACCGATCTACCGCCAGCAGTGGTGGAAGAACCTGCGATGGCCGGCGTTGGCGGTCCGGCTGATTCGGCTGGTCGGCGAACTCCTCGACCGCGAACATCCCGACTTGGTGTTAGGCACCGGCGGCTACGCGTCGGGTCCGGTCGTCTGGGCGGCGGCTCGCCGGGGGCTCCCGACGGCGATTCTAGAGCAGGACGCATTCCCCGGCTTGGTCACCCGGTGGCTCGCCCCGCGCGTCCGGGAGGTGTATCTCGGCGCACCAGAGGCGGCGGCGGCGTTGAAGCCCGGCCCCCGCACCCGAGTGGTGTTGACCGGGAGCCCGATCGTACCGCCCTCCTTCGAGCGTCAAGCCGCGGCCCGCGCCGCGCTCCACATTACTCCCGGTCGGGCCGTCGTCGTCGTGATGGGCGGGAGCCAGGGCTCGCTCGCGATCAATCGGATGATTGCCGAATGGCTCGGGCAGGGCGGGGCGGATCGCCTAACGCTGCTCTGGGCCGCCGGTACGGCCACCTTTCTTGACTTCCGCCATCTCCATGCGCCCCCTCACGTGCAGGTCGTGGCGTTTCTCGATCCGGTGGCCGACGCCTACTCCGTGGCCGATCTGGTCGTCTGCCGGGCCGGGATGATGACGATCGCCGAGGTGGCCGCCTGGGGCGTGCCCAGCCTCTTGATTCCGCTCCCGACCGCGGCCGCCGACCATCAGACCAAGAACGCCGCCGCCATGGCCGGGGCCGGGGCGTCGGTCATGCTGGGCCAGACCGGGCTCGACTCGGCGATGCTCGGGCGGACCATTGCCGAGTTGCTTGGCGACCGGCCCCGCCTCAACCGAATGGCCGCCGCCGCCAGGCAGCGAGGCCGGCCCGGGGCGGTCGCGGAGATCGTCGCCGCCCTGGAACGGCTACTCGCGTCCTGA
- the murD gene encoding UDP-N-acetylmuramoyl-L-alanine--D-glutamate ligase, with amino-acid sequence MFGIDLRGEVAVVGLGRSGSAATRLLCQAGARVYASDGGRGLGLEATAAALRVFGAAVDVGSHDLDRIRRASAAVLSPGVPPDAPPVVVAREAGILVLAEAELGLRALGPEVRFAAVTGTNGKTTTTSLVAHLLTSAGLSARAVGNIGTPVSEIALAAERPAVLAVELSSFQLHDMPTLRPTVGVLTNLAPDHLDRYPTIDAYYGDKMRLVANATRDSLWITNEDDPASAAWFGSPKGRRRRFSIRGRSDGWYDRERDCLKLGDVVIVERSRLPLLGDHNVANALAAALAAHGLGASVAAIGRGLETAPRLAHRIEPIREVGGVLWINDSKATNISSTEVAVAAMQRPFVLLLGGRHKGEPYDRLAPLLDRCRAVVAFGEARPVIVGDLGGLVRVEQATTFEEAMGIAGAQAAPGDVVLLSPACSSYDLFANYEQRGARFRALVEAM; translated from the coding sequence GTGTTCGGGATCGACCTTCGGGGTGAGGTGGCCGTCGTCGGTTTGGGCCGGAGCGGGTCCGCCGCCACCCGGTTGCTATGCCAAGCCGGGGCCCGGGTCTATGCGTCAGACGGGGGCCGCGGGCTCGGCCTCGAGGCCACCGCCGCCGCCCTTCGGGTGTTCGGCGCGGCGGTCGACGTCGGGAGCCATGATCTCGACCGGATTCGGCGGGCCAGTGCCGCCGTCCTGTCGCCCGGGGTGCCGCCCGACGCACCGCCGGTGGTCGTGGCTCGGGAGGCGGGGATCCTGGTGCTGGCCGAGGCCGAACTCGGGCTCCGGGCCTTGGGACCGGAGGTCCGGTTTGCGGCGGTGACCGGCACCAACGGCAAGACGACGACTACGAGCTTGGTGGCCCACCTCCTGACCTCCGCCGGTCTTTCCGCCCGGGCCGTGGGCAACATCGGCACGCCGGTGTCGGAGATCGCCCTGGCCGCCGAGCGGCCGGCGGTGCTCGCGGTCGAGCTATCGAGCTTTCAGCTGCACGACATGCCGACCCTTCGTCCGACGGTCGGCGTGCTGACCAACCTGGCTCCCGACCACCTCGACCGTTACCCGACCATCGACGCCTACTACGGCGACAAGATGCGGCTGGTCGCCAACGCCACCCGAGACTCGTTGTGGATCACCAACGAGGATGACCCGGCGTCGGCGGCGTGGTTTGGGTCACCCAAGGGCCGGCGGCGCCGGTTTTCGATTCGGGGCCGGAGCGACGGCTGGTACGATCGTGAGCGGGACTGCCTGAAACTCGGCGACGTCGTGATCGTCGAGCGGTCCCGGTTGCCGTTGTTGGGCGACCACAACGTGGCCAACGCGCTGGCCGCCGCGCTGGCCGCCCATGGGTTGGGCGCCTCGGTGGCTGCCATTGGCCGGGGCTTGGAAACCGCCCCGAGGCTGGCGCACCGGATCGAGCCGATCAGGGAGGTGGGGGGCGTCCTGTGGATCAACGACTCCAAGGCCACCAACATTTCGTCGACCGAGGTGGCCGTGGCGGCGATGCAGCGGCCCTTCGTGCTGCTCTTGGGCGGCCGGCACAAGGGCGAGCCGTACGACCGCCTGGCCCCGTTGCTGGACCGGTGCCGGGCCGTCGTCGCCTTTGGGGAGGCGCGCCCGGTAATTGTCGGGGACCTCGGGGGATTGGTCCGGGTCGAACAAGCGACGACGTTCGAGGAGGCCATGGGCATCGCGGGTGCTCAGGCCGCTCCGGGTGATGTAGTGCTGCTGTCACCGGCGTGTTCCAGCTACGACCTGTTCGCCAACTACGAGCAACGGGGCGCCCGGTTCCGGGCCCTCGTGGAGGCCATGTGA
- the ftsZ gene encoding cell division protein FtsZ codes for MTFRIEEPPVQNARMKVIGVGGGGGNAVNRMIEEHLVGVEFVSVNTDAQALVSNRADVKVQIGKKLTRGLGAGARPEIGRQAIEENRDEVLEAMQGADLVFVTCGMGGGTGTGAAPMIAQMARDIGALTVGIVTKPFLFEGKKRMKQAETGIMEMRTHVDTMIVVPNERLLAVVGKGILFQDALKKADDVLLQATHGIAGLITATGMINVDFADVRTVMQNGGSALMGTGFGHGENRALEAAQQAITSPLLDNISIHGASGVLIHIVGGDLTMDEVTHMAEIVHDAVGDEAEIIFGATIDPSLKGEVRATVIATGFDRAVTGEAPFAGSRPQAGVLPFPASKRTVVSVPSHQPTPLPKPSIQPRASAPQDVPDMEIPTFIRRQMD; via the coding sequence ATGACCTTCCGGATCGAAGAGCCACCGGTCCAAAATGCCCGGATGAAAGTCATCGGGGTTGGCGGTGGGGGCGGGAACGCCGTCAATCGGATGATTGAAGAGCACCTGGTCGGGGTCGAGTTCGTCTCGGTCAATACCGACGCCCAGGCGCTGGTGAGCAACCGGGCCGACGTGAAGGTCCAGATCGGCAAGAAGCTCACCCGGGGACTCGGAGCGGGCGCGCGGCCGGAGATCGGCCGCCAAGCCATCGAGGAAAACCGCGACGAGGTGCTCGAGGCCATGCAGGGCGCGGATCTCGTGTTTGTCACCTGCGGCATGGGCGGGGGCACCGGCACCGGGGCCGCTCCGATGATCGCCCAGATGGCCCGTGATATCGGGGCGCTGACGGTCGGCATCGTCACCAAGCCGTTTCTCTTCGAAGGCAAGAAACGGATGAAGCAGGCGGAGACCGGCATCATGGAAATGCGGACCCACGTCGATACCATGATCGTGGTGCCGAACGAGCGGCTGTTGGCCGTCGTCGGGAAGGGGATTCTTTTTCAGGACGCCTTGAAGAAGGCTGACGATGTCCTGCTCCAGGCCACCCACGGCATCGCCGGGCTGATCACCGCAACGGGCATGATCAACGTCGACTTCGCCGACGTCCGGACGGTGATGCAGAACGGCGGATCGGCCCTGATGGGCACCGGGTTCGGTCACGGCGAGAACCGGGCCCTCGAGGCCGCTCAGCAGGCGATCACCAGCCCATTGCTCGACAACATTTCGATCCACGGCGCCTCCGGCGTCTTGATTCACATTGTCGGCGGCGATCTGACCATGGACGAGGTCACCCACATGGCCGAGATCGTTCATGACGCCGTTGGCGACGAGGCCGAGATCATCTTCGGTGCGACCATCGACCCCTCGCTCAAGGGTGAAGTCCGGGCCACGGTCATCGCCACCGGGTTCGACCGCGCGGTCACCGGCGAAGCGCCGTTCGCCGGCAGCCGCCCGCAAGCCGGCGTGTTGCCATTCCCGGCCTCGAAGCGAACGGTGGTCTCGGTCCCGTCGCATCAGCCGACGCCACTGCCGAAACCCTCGATCCAACCGAGGGCGAGTGCGCCCCAGGACGTCCCCGATATGGAAATCCCGACATTCATCCGGCGCCAGATGGACTGA
- a CDS encoding FtsQ-type POTRA domain-containing protein, translated as MRRWWVAGSVVSVAVLWLLGPSALRKLEIFRVRRVEVLGARYLSAAEVTRALALRPAASVFDETAPLAARALAIRGVRSAVVRTRLPGTLEVEIEEFEPVALAPIDGKLTLVDRRGRSLPFDPTRAGTDLPVAEADPAVAALIDRVRDADPGFFGAVTLASRERNVIVVETARHRVLFRVGASIKDIQAAGAVIAEVVRRRMAVTELDARFEGRVVVRGRRG; from the coding sequence ATGAGACGGTGGTGGGTGGCCGGGTCGGTGGTTTCGGTGGCCGTGCTGTGGCTCCTCGGCCCGTCGGCGCTTCGGAAGCTGGAGATCTTCCGGGTTCGGCGGGTTGAAGTGCTGGGAGCCCGGTACCTGAGTGCCGCTGAGGTGACCCGGGCGTTGGCGCTCCGCCCGGCGGCCAGCGTCTTCGACGAGACCGCACCGCTGGCGGCCCGCGCCCTGGCAATCCGCGGCGTTCGGTCCGCGGTGGTCCGGACTCGACTCCCCGGAACACTCGAAGTCGAGATCGAGGAGTTCGAGCCGGTGGCACTCGCCCCGATCGACGGCAAGTTGACCCTAGTGGATCGACGTGGACGGTCATTACCCTTCGACCCGACTCGGGCCGGCACGGACTTGCCGGTGGCCGAGGCCGATCCGGCGGTGGCCGCCCTGATCGACCGGGTCCGGGATGCCGACCCCGGGTTTTTTGGAGCGGTCACCTTGGCCAGCCGGGAGCGAAATGTGATCGTGGTTGAAACCGCCCGCCATCGAGTGTTGTTTCGGGTTGGGGCATCGATCAAGGACATCCAGGCAGCCGGCGCGGTCATCGCGGAAGTGGTTCGCCGCCGAATGGCGGTGACCGAGCTTGATGCTCGGTTCGAAGGTCGGGTTGTCGTGCGGGGGAGGCGGGGATGA